Below is a window of Andrena cerasifolii isolate SP2316 chromosome 5, iyAndCera1_principal, whole genome shotgun sequence DNA.
attaaaaaaagagtaaCTTATGTACTttgaatttacaaattttatacatcgttatgcagtattcttttaattgattgtaaagtaatttctaaaaatgtaaCTACGATTTTGAAACAGTCGTAGAATTAGGCTCGGGTAATAACCCCAAAGTTTGTAAGCAAATCTGTGCTGCAATCGCTTTAGCCTGCTTTTTATTAGGACTTGCCACGCTTGGCTTATATTCGACTTCGTTCACTTTAACctgaaatataatattatatatcaaTAATGTGTAAAATTTATAGACGTAGAGGATAGGAATCGTTACATACCTTAaagaggaaattttttttatgatccGGTCCACACTCAAAGCACAATTCATAAACTGGAGCGCCAAGTTTTCGCTTTGAACAATATTCTCCCAACAACGATACCGGATGCTTTCCTGCGATGATACATCGATTTCAATTTGTTCATATTATTCTATTAGGAATCATTGCATTGAAAGAAAATCGGTGTACCTTCTAAAGTTTTGATGGCTGGTACCAACGGCTTTGTAGCTTTTCCTACTTTCTGCCCGATATCTTGTTCCGAGACGAGGCCTCTTTTATCCAATTTTACTTCGAGCTGCAACGGCTCAAGTGTaccttctttattttttcccaATCCCTCCCCTGGTCGCCAACCCATCTTCTGCAGTAATGCCATACCCATCCCACCCGAAACAGGTTGCGCAGATACTAATTGATCCTAAATAGTTGGTCAAGTTAGAGCTAATGAATATCGCAATGGCAATAAAGTTAAGAGATAAACATGACAataaacatgtatatatatatatatatatataacaaaaagtaataaaatattttttgttactTTATGTCTAATAATGACATTTCAATGTAGTTTCAATCGATTGTATAAAATTCTCATTTTTCGGGTGAGGATACTTAccaaagaaattataaattcgACATCACGCCGCTGAAGTTGATTCTTCTCTGATGTAGCTACGTGCCTGTAACAAACCCTCAGGTGGATGCAGACTAATGCTAAATATCCCAGCTTTATGACAGAGAGATATAGAGTAACTCCTGATGAAATCCTATGATAGGAAGCTGATGATAATTAGCAATAATCTCACAAGAGCCCATTATATAAATGAACTTTCTATACAATTAATTTCCTTTCATTAGTGTGCCTTTTACTTATTGTAACGATTAGTAGTCATTATAATAGCACTTGATATTTCAATGTATAGTTTGTCCATATATATACAGAATAGGTATAAAATAATGGTGCTCCTGTGTCCATGCAGGCACAGAATCTATCTCTATATAAGAAATAGTCTGTGCCTGCATCACAGTTCCTATTGGATCAACATGACATTGATCTTCATAGGGACTGTACCTGAAAACTTGTTACAGGCAATATCAGTATCAGGCAATGCATTGTtaagagacagagacagagagagagagagcgagagagagagggggcgagagggagggagagatagatagatagatagatagatagagagagagagagagagagagagagagagagagagagagttgtgATATCGCAAATCATACGTGTTAATATATGCATTCATACTCGGATATAATGTCGCCAATTATATCTGACATGTACATACATAATAAGATCGAGGATTGCTAGCAAAAGTTTTAATgatgaaataaatatagaaCGACGAGTAATGAGACGTGATCAGATTGTAAATAATACTGTTACCTTACGAGCCCAAGCTTGATAACCTGACGTAAGTTCCGCAGGTGAGAGCACTTTGGCTCCCGTACTGCCAGTAAATTGCCCTGGCATTTGTTTACTTTCCGCCCACGTTTTCATCTATAACACACAATATAGGGCAAAAATACCAAACAATACAAGTATATTTCATGATCATAGGAGTATTACCTCATTTTGTGCTCGATACATTTCATTCTGAGCACACACGTCATTTGGgttttctcttaatttcctCATTGCTGCTAATCTTTGAGATACAATTGAACCAATGTCTATCGGCTGTAGATAtaacatatatatacattaatgcaattatattttaaaaccaACTGAAAAATGTCCCTTCTTCCTTCCATACCTCTGCTGTTACTGGTTGGCAGAAGAGCGCTGATTGCACTGGAGGTACTGGTGTAGGTGGTGGAGGCATTACAGAAACTGGTTCACTCGGAACAGAAGCTGGTACaaattgtttctttggttctgaCTTTTTTGGTGTAACTGGTATCCATTCATTTTCTGTAGGAAACAAGAATTTGTATGGAACTGAGATAGAATGATATTTTCATATGCTTTCACTATAACAGGAACTTTACCACTTTTTCTATGATGTTGTCCACTGGATACAGGAAATTGTAAACGTAGTTGATTCGATGATTCTACTGTTTTTTCTTGGAATGTTTTTGTCGGCAATTGTTTCGCATCCTAAAGTATATCAATAGTTTGTTatgaataaacattattaacattTATGTCTTTTAAAATATATCGAACCCACCCGAATATTCATAATGATAGAACTAGGTCGACCTTTGAGCAAAAATGGATGGTGAAATCCTTTTTCAGATTCACTTCCATCCTCTTCCGAAGAGATACTAGAAAGTTCACCCAATGCTTCGGATTTTGATAATGATTTACAAAAGTCTAAAACAAGAAGATATATTTTGCTATTCATCATTGAAACATCATAATTTTGACTGGTAATTGAAATATTTACCTGTGAGCTCGTCTACAGTTTTCCCACCAGTTTGTATCGCAGCGATAGCTTTGTCTTGTTGCGCCAGTGGTAATGTTCCTTGTTTAATCATATTTATTGCATTCTTTCTTGCAATTTCCAACAATTTCTTCTTATCAATCTCTATCCGTTCCCTGATATAAtgcaaacattaaatatttaggaaTATATCACAAAATACTTATGTATACTAATAGAGCAGTAATACCAACTTCCGTTCTCTACTTCTACTTCGACCCCGCGCATATTTATCTCTGCTTCTATCATCACTACGACTCCTGTGTCTTCGTCTTTCTCGACTTTTCACAGACTCGCGTCTGTCGCCGCTCCTACTTTTATTATGCCCATCTCTACTCTTATCCCTTTGTTTATCCGTCCCTCTGCTTCTACTTCTATACAAGTCCATGCATGTTTGAGATTCAGATCTTCTCTTCTCTTGTAAATGGCAATTGTGATTACGTTTACTATCTCTGTTTATCGTGGTCTTTTGGTTATAATTATATGCTCTCTCTTTGTATTCGCTATCCATGTACAACTTTGACTTCTCTAATTCATCCAACTTTTTATCCGTACCTTCTaatcttttcttctctttttctctcaaaattaaTCTTAAATCATTCCTCGCGGTTATTCCCCCTTTGGTAGGACTTGGCATTGTATTTTCTACTTTCTCCGAAGTTGGACTCAATGTTGGTGATCTGAGCGAAATGCATCGCACTGGACTAGGACTTAATGTCGGGGTTCTATTGTCCGTGCTGCTATCGGACAATTCACCATCTTCCATCCTCGCTgccctttctttttctttgttctctatttctttCACCGTCTCGTTATAAACAGCACTGTTCTTGAGGTCTTTTATTAAGATCTTTCCTTGAACTGTTTGCTTCGGTTTTTCTACGTACAAAAAGAATATTTAGCAGCAATGTGTATTATAAAATCTGAATGTAACTGTTAAATTATACCAACCAAGAATTTTAGGTATCAACGGCTCCTCGGATTCATCTTGAATCTTTTTTGAAAGTGGTGGTAGCAAAGGGCTCTTGGAGCCCATCGCACGAGTGCCTTCTAACCCTGGTTCTTTTTTAACCGACAACACTTGGTCAAAATTTGTCAATGCGTCTGAATTGTTCTTATCTAACCCATCTTTATTACGACCTTTCCTTTTTACATTGTCAGTGGTAAATTTGGGTATCTTATTTTTAGGCTCTTCAGAATCCGATGACCTGCTGGAATCATTTTCGTGCTTCCGTTTCGCtttctttttatgtttcttcttcttcttgacaTCTAGAGATTACAACAAGAAAAGATTATATACTTACAACTATTAAACAATGTACACAcccaatttctaattatcaattatattttactttcaAGGTCACTGTTGCTCTCGGAGGAATTACGTTTTGACTTCTTTTTATGCTTTTTATCCTTATGTTTATGtttctttttagttttcttcttcttgacCTGAGTCCTCTTCTGAGGTTTCTCAACTTTGACACTAGCATTTGGAACCTGTTGATCGGTGTTCTCTGGTGATGCTATTTCTTCTTCAGCATCGAACGTACTAAATAACTCTGTTAATATTTCATTCGACGACTTCTCCGGTAATCCGGGCTCCGGCTTAATCTTTATTCTATCAACACCGACAGTTGTGATTAGGTTCGCGATATCAAACAAATCTCCCATTACTGACGCTCGTTCATTTTAATACACTGCGGAAAGAACTTAAACGCCAAATTAACACTTTTGCGAACTTGAGATCTTAACACAGACCATATTCAACTGTAGTACTACAGCATCACGAGAACCATCGCGTCGAACCAGcgatcgccatttatattacgaTCATTCCCACTACATACTGCGCACATTGCATTCGAAGCAGCGACATCTCTTTTATCAAAGTTGGGAAAAACTTTTAACATTTTAACTATAAAAAATTTTGCGACGCATCGCAGTTGAAGAGTGAAGACTTTATTTcccatttcaaattattttattctattcgaaatttaaatattttaattttcgataGAACACATTCATCGGTCGATGTAATTCCATTCTCTTAAATTTGAAACTAGACACAGAAGTatgaaaaatatgtcaaacttcaaattttaaattgcaaataaaaggGACATAAAATCaaaataggtacatatgtaatGCAGAAATCTAACccttgcggcggggcaagtatTGAACGGTATTGAACAACACGTTCGATCTAGGGACAACGTTCCAACTATATACACGTTTTCTACACTATTCCCGCACGCATTAGGAAGGCATTGAaggcaacaaagttgcaaatgtcaattttttcaatatcgttgcAAACAGAATTGGGctgtttgagaaattaaatGCCGGTTTGCAATTTTAAAAGAAGCATTGGGGTGTTTCAAATGTCCCTAAAGTAAACGCGCGGGTCAATTCTTCTCCTGCTGTGATAGGCGTGAAAACGCGCTAATGCCAGACAGACTTTTAAATGCTTTTCGAGCAAGAAACTGTCATTACCGTAATTACCGGGCAGAAAGTTTAAGATGGAAACGTAGGTGTGCATATAGAAATACACACCCAAACACTTGTTTTTATAATATACGTTACACAATAGTTAATTACAGTTACTTAACGTTCTGCTCATATTGACGGTAACTAAGGTAGTTTACACTGGCTTATACGGGATCGTTTGTTCACTCTGAACATTTAAGTATTTAGTAAACAGGTTTTTTTATACGTGCAATATGTTTTCATCCAGTGTAAGACATAATTATTATAGAGGGAATATGGTAAGTACcttgcaaattttttatatgtggcATATGATTTTAATAATACATCTATTCCGCAGATTAATCCAAGAAGGGTGCAATTAATGTTGCAAGTATCAAGGTAAATAACTTAAAagcaaaattgatttttgttttgcatatatttcattattacAGGAGTACAACCACCCGACAGGACGAAGAATATCAATATATTAAAAGAAGTGAAACTCCCACAATGCACTTTCAACAATCTCTGCCACGTTTGCCAATTCCCAAATTAACAGACACATGCGCAAGATATTTAAACGCGCAGACACCTTTGTTACCTAAAGAACAATTGGAGAAAACCATGGCTTATGTTGATGAATTTCTTATTAAAGATGGTTGCGCTTTGCACGAGCAGCTTGTTGAAAAAGATGCTAAAAATCTTCATACTAGCTACATCAGCGAACCTTGGTTTAATATGTATCTAAGAGACCGTAAGCCTTTACCCATCAATTACAATCCCTTCATAGTCTTTGTACCAGAAAGTAATTCGACGTATAACGTGCAGTTAGTGAAGGCTACCAATCTTATTATATCATCGTTAAGATTTATGAAATCATTGCGGGAACATATTCTACCACCAGAAGTGTTCCATTTGAATCCCAAAAAGTCTGATACAAATTTGTTTCGTACAGTTACAAGATTGTTACCACCTCGGTTTAGTTGGTATGGAGCTTATTTGTTCAAGGTAAGGCAAATTTGTTTTTCATGTTGCGAGaagaaattgtttaatatttttggaaaaaaatcgtTATTACAGGCTTTTCCTCTAGACATGTCACAATATCACAATTTGTTTAATACCACGAGATTACCGAAAGTAGAAAAAGATGAGATTTATCAGGATACATCTGCGCGACATGTAATTGTGATGAGGAAAGGGCATTTCTACTCTTTCGATGTATTAGATGAAAATGGCTATATTTTGGAGCCAAAGACAATAGCAACTTGTCTAAAATCTATCTTGGAAGATGATAGACCAGCCAATAAAAGCCCGATTGGGGTACTTACAACTTCAGAGCGTAATCTGTGGGCTAATACGAGAGCACATTTATTGCAAATTGGTAATCAAGAGGTCTTACAAAAAATAGACTCTGCTATACTCCTGATGACACTGGACGATGAGTACATTGGTACCGATTATAACAAATTAGTTGGCACGTATCTCCATTCGGATGGAACAAACAGGTGGTTTGATAAatcattttctgtaattgttacgCAAGATGGTTATGCTGGGATAAATTTTGAGCATTCATGGGGAGACGGAGTAGCTGTTCTAAGATACTTTAACGTAAGTAATTTCGAATTTTAGGAGGAAAGGTTGTAATATTTGATGGCATGTTTTTCATTAGGATGTAAAGGATGATATTTCAAATCGACCAAGATTTCATCCTAATGACATTCATCACCTCAAGGAAGGAACAGAAGATGTCCGAAAACTCGAATTTATTGTAGATGATAATATACAAGGGATTGTTgatacagaaaagaaaaaatacgaagAATGGACTAAAGAACTAAGTATCGATCACATTATAGTTAACGAATTTGGTAAAGACGAATGTAAAAAATTTGGCGTAAGCCCGGACGCAATTATGCAATTGGCTTTCCAGTTAGCTTTATACTATATGAAGGGTTGCGTTGTACCGACATATGAATCTTGTAGTACGGCTGCGTTTAAACACGGAAGAACAGAAACTATTAGATCTTGTACAAAGGAAACAAAGGCGACGTGTGAAATCATGGctttgaaaaataacaatttatcaACAGCTGAATTGAAACAGTTAATAATCAACTGTAGTAACGTTCACAATGCGCTCACTAAGGATGCGGCTATGGGTAATAATTATACAGCACTATCGAAATGGTCTATTACTTTTGGCATTGAAATGTACGATGAGAAATCTTTTCACGCATATTTATAGGACAAGGATTCGATAGACATTTGTTCGCGTTGAGAAAAATTTGGGAACAATCGAATCTTCCACAGCCAGCCATTTTCAAAGACTCAGCGTATGAATATATAAACAATAACGTTTTGTCTACATCTACCCTTTCAAGTCCAGCCGTATTTGCTGGTGGTTTCGGACCAGTAATAAGAAATGGATACGGAATCGGGTAAGAtgcacgtttttatttttttttttttagaaacatgtTATCTGCCATCTGCTAATGTAGAAGGTAACGTTCCGAAACTTTGCTTGTAACACGTTCGTTCCATGTTTAGATACATGATCCAAGATAGCAGACTTGGCGCTGTTGTGACAGGTTACAATAATTATTGCAATGCAAATGAGTATGTAAAGTGTTTGGAACAAGCATTTAAAAGCATTCACCAAGTGTTGGCCCATCGCTGCTAACGGTGTTAGATATTTGTAATTGGCCTTCGTCGACTACTATTTGTAAGAACTTCTACCGCTGACGATTTAGATGCAGAATCATGAATTTTTATACATTGTTATTGAAAAGTTTTTTACTATTGTCAagagaataaagaatattttccttGTACATATAATGCGAAATGAATCTCCCTGATAAATACGAGTACATATATATACCATGTTTTATATAGATGTGTAACACGTACAAGTAAATATAATGTAGTAGTATTTTCATTTAGTACAACATTTCTGTTGATAAACATATATACATTAGATACATTAGAAGAAGAGCGCTAGAACGCACTCAAACTACCATAAACAGAAACAGTATTACATCAATAAATGTTATGCTATTACAAATAGTTATGTACAGAGATCATCATATCCGACACTAATAAGTTTGAATAATCCCTTAAATCATTTTCTATCAAACTTATATGCTTGGTCAAAATGTAGATGACGATTGTATGAGAAGATTTGTTTCATATTCATTCGAACAAAGGCattcttttaaattcttttctatatttatccttTCAACTTTTATCGTATTGCTGAACATGGAATGAAACACTGTGCTTTCCTGAACATACTGTTACAGTGGTGTATAATACTGCTCTTTACTCTAAATCTATACTTTATTTCCCATTTTTACCTTAGATGTCTAcaaaaatgagtttattaatatttaacagaTAAAATGAGATATTTATAAGCGTATTTAAGTTACTTACCATATAAATGCCAACAATTAACCCAAAGAGTCCAATGGCGGAACCAAAGATTTCAACAATAAGAATCTTCACGAACAGAGCAGAATTAGCTGCATCTGCAAGAGCTGCACCCGAACCCACGATACCAACGGCTATACCACAGAATAGATTGACGAGACCAACGGCCATGCCAGCTCCGAACATTAGATACCCAGCTAGCCAATTCTGAACACGAATTTCTTCCTTTAAACTAGCTTCAGCAAAGTTAAACTGATCCAACATTCCAGATAAAACGATTGCAGTGATCAAACCATAAATGGCCACAGCTTCGCAAAATATTACAGAAATTAAGTTCTTTGTTTTAATCCTTGGGGCTTTCACGCCACCTCCAACGATCGACACTCCTGTCGTATGAATTCCCCTGAAACActcgatttatattatccgttcGTCGTTTAATTACATATAAAAAACAGCATGAAACTCACAGTGCAGCGCCAACTACGGATAAGGCTACCGCAAGGCCAATACCAAGAGTTGCCCACATGTATGGAGACGAATTCTCCAGGAACCTAAAAGAATTTTCTTACAACAATGtgcgttattattttaaatgctaATATGCAGAAACTTTTTACTCACCATGCGATACTAACGCGCTCTCCTTTCCCAGTGAATAGATGATATAATACTGTAAGAATTATTATCATATAGTGTATGaataaaaatagatttttcgaCGACACAAGATATTGGTGGTTTCCTTTTCATTTGAAACggaatacatatataaataaggATTAATACCTAATACTAGAATTGTAGCAGAAGCAGTGGTCGCGAAGGTAGTGCCCAAAATGTATCTCATTGCGCTGTTTTTAGCTTTGTCGTTGCGCGCAAGACTTGAGACAAACGTAGTAACGTAAATGAACGAATGTCTATATCGATTTAAAGCATCAGTGAACCACGGACCCTtgtaattctttaaaataagaACATTTCACTGTGGAATTGAAAGGGAAGCACTCACACCCGTTCTTATCATGTGACGTCTAGTACAGTCTAGTACCACTGGTACACCCAATGATTCGGTACACTAGTGACACCGATCGCAGAAAGACAGTATTAATATTCGACtttttaattcctttaaaacagctgaaaacTTTCGCGGATAAATTAATTAACGTGTTCGTATTACGAACTGGATATACTACATATGTATGCGTACATGCTCTGGTCTGTGaaatatacactttatttctaaAATAAGTAAATCGTCGACCAAAATTGACTAAATTCTTGATTCGTAGAACAATTCAAAACGATTTATTCATTTCtgtttagaaatattaaaaaatacattcCGCATaccatttataattttttgaaaagtttaaagaaatgcattatattaatttttcttccTTTACTTTCACAAATGCACTTATACCCATTGCGCAGAAACAATCGTGCTAGAAGATATAATCCCGTTATAATTATATCGCGTGGGATAGCGATAGAATTCCATTTTatccaaatatttttcataaatttaagAGTTTAAACGAACGACACGATGTCCCGGAGGAAATTCTCCGCTATCTAATTTTAGAATTCGTCACAGCTCAATCGTCCCGTGTCTTGTACCCACGATAAAAGTGCGAGCgctaatttaatataaattgcaTTGCAATTCATCGGTTCTATCAACAATATAAAATGTCTGTTGCCAAAGGGTAAGCGAGATTTTCGTTACGGCTCGTCAaacaatttatataaaatacgaTTCGATCAGTGGCAAGGAGCAACGGAATTGATGGATTGATTAAATAGACCCAATCATTGAAAGCCTTTAAATCCAGTAACCGAATATCGTTCAGATGAAGTAACTCTTCTGTACGCGCGTAGAAATGGGAAACTATCGCTCGACCTATTTCAGTCTTCGATTAAATTACGTAGGTAAATTTAGAGAACTAAATTAAGGTGTGTCGGTTAGAAGCACGGTCGTTGAAGATATGCGACAGTCATTAGATTGGTACCGCTTCATACACGTAGTACATATTTCAGAACTACAGGCATAAAACTTTGCTCGTcattacaaagcaattgaagGGAACAAAGTgttctaataaaaaattaaagtgatcGATTGGGTTTGCGGGCACCTGATTGAACCAGTCAAATCAACACCTACATGTAtgtttcatctccttgtaaatTCCTCGCAGGTACAGTAAGTTTAGCGAATTCTTCAAGACCGCTCACGATGCTGCAGCGGTAGTGCCATTTGCGGGCCGCTTCCAAGAATCATCTACGAAAGGCGACAGAGAAGGAATGATAAAGGTTCTCATGGGAATACCCTGTATAGAGAGCGTAAGAATTGACGAGTCGTACACGGGTAAGGATGAAGTTAAAGCGGCAGAGCTTTATGGTAAAAGCCGCGAGACGGTTAACGATGATGGAGTTACGCACGAGGAAGGTAGAATTTGTATCCTTACCGAAACACTGTTTGCGGCCAGTGTAACCAGTAGATTCTTCCTGAATGCGCTTTTAGATTGCGCACGATACTGGTACAACTCTAAGGCTTTTGTTAATTGCCTAAGATGCTGTGAGTGCATGCTCGCGCTTCCCGCGAAACTTTATGATAAGACTACCGAGAGTGTGAGCGATTTCTTGGAAAGTAGAGAGGCATGCATGCATCTAGAGAAGGAATGTTCGAAAAGGTTGAAGGCGTCTGCTTCCCGGGGCAGAAATCGGCATAGGAAATGCAACTCGGGCGAAGGCTTCTCCTCGGGGAACCGCGACGCAGCGGTGCCAGTCGTCGACGGGAAACGGCACGCTGTTCTCGAAGCTTCTTCCGACGCCTTGGCCTTACAAATCAACGAGAAAAGGGGCCGACACCTTGTAGCTACCAGAAACATCAAAGCGGGAAGCGTTCTTATCGTTGAGCGACCGTTCTCTTTCAGTACCAATAAAGAGGCGCTCAAAAGAAACTGCCTTCACTGTCACGTTACTCTCAAATTAGAAGACAGCGTTAAGATCCCCTGCCATTCTTGTAGAACGGTTAGTAACGCGAATATGTACATCGAACGTTCCCACTCCTCGATATTCATTTTCACACTTATTATTTCCTGTGGAATTATTACCGCAGGTGTCTTTCTGCTCGGAAAAGTGTCGTAGGGAAGCATGGGAAACGTACCATCGGTACGAGTGCTCTGTACTTAATGCTTTCTACGAGGACGATTCCGTAGAAACGCAGAGACAAGCTTCGCATTTGTTACTGGCGTACAGGACCACGATCGTAGGCTCCTTATTTCCAAATGCTGTAAAACTGAACAACAATAATGCCGAGGACAGTGAAATCCCGTTCCTGGATGACAATTTCCTTCGATATCACGCTGCAAACATAAATAAAGAGTACAGCAAATTAGGGATAAGTGAAGTTTATAGTCCTCACGATTATCGTACCGTATTAGAGTTAGAAACTCATTGCGCGACTTTGGAACCAAATATAAATCTTATTCGCGCTATAGAAGCGATCTTTTTAGCAAAGTGTTTCACTTTTGTCTTGAGTAAGATGAACGTTGTTTGCTCGAAGGAAACATTCACCTCTTTGGCTGTAGCGATGCTGCACCATTTGCAAGCTGTTAATTGCAATGCTTACGAGATCGTGGAAAACGTGTACGACAAGGAAACGCACGCCTGGGAGCCGAGACACGTTGGCGGGGCAATATATCCATCGGTCAGCCTGGTGAATCATAGTTGTTATCCGAACGTGGTTCGTCATTCTTATCCATCAGGTAAGAAATACACCCCTTGCAAACTGATAACAATTTCTTATGTTCTGTGCACTCTGATATGCAGAAGTTGCATAAATTACGTTCACAGGCATAGTCGTGGTAAGAACATTATGCTTTATCGGTAAAGGTAGCGAGATTCTTGATTGCTATGGACCACATTTTCTTAGCGAGGGCAGATTACAGAGACGCGAATATTTGTGGAAAAAGTATCGTTTCCTGTGTGCATGCGAAGCTTGTACACAAAATTGGCAAAATCCGTTACCTAAAACAATGAATTATAAATGCAAGGCATGCTCCGAAATTATCGATGCGTTTACTGTAAACGAAAGAGATGAGCGAGATGTATTAACGAA
It encodes the following:
- the LOC143368963 gene encoding protein-lysine N-methyltransferase SMYD4 isoform X1, giving the protein MSVAKGYSKFSEFFKTAHDAAAVVPFAGRFQESSTKGDREGMIKVLMGIPCIESVRIDESYTGKDEVKAAELYGKSRETVNDDGVTHEEGRICILTETLFAASVTSRFFLNALLDCARYWYNSKAFVNCLRCCECMLALPAKLYDKTTESVSDFLESREACMHLEKECSKRLKASASRGRNRHRKCNSGEGFSSGNRDAAVPVVDGKRHAVLEASSDALALQINEKRGRHLVATRNIKAGSVLIVERPFSFSTNKEALKRNCLHCHVTLKLEDSVKIPCHSCRTVSFCSEKCRREAWETYHRYECSVLNAFYEDDSVETQRQASHLLLAYRTTIVGSLFPNAVKLNNNNAEDSEIPFLDDNFLRYHAANINKEYSKLGISEVYSPHDYRTVLELETHCATLEPNINLIRAIEAIFLAKCFTFVLSKMNVVCSKETFTSLAVAMLHHLQAVNCNAYEIVENVYDKETHAWEPRHVGGAIYPSVSLVNHSCYPNVVRHSYPSGIVVVRTLCFIGKGSEILDCYGPHFLSEGRLQRREYLWKKYRFLCACEACTQNWQNPLPKTMNYKCKACSEIIDAFTVNERDERDVLTKRCHKCNEKLDCRKINDQLRKSVDRRLNAISKMYEGQYIQALPLLLEHVHFIEKFFAAPNIETIKTQQCIIQCYNQFGCTSQ
- the LOC143368963 gene encoding protein-lysine N-methyltransferase SMYD4 isoform X2, with translation MIKVLMGIPCIESVRIDESYTGKDEVKAAELYGKSRETVNDDGVTHEEGRICILTETLFAASVTSRFFLNALLDCARYWYNSKAFVNCLRCCECMLALPAKLYDKTTESVSDFLESREACMHLEKECSKRLKASASRGRNRHRKCNSGEGFSSGNRDAAVPVVDGKRHAVLEASSDALALQINEKRGRHLVATRNIKAGSVLIVERPFSFSTNKEALKRNCLHCHVTLKLEDSVKIPCHSCRTVSFCSEKCRREAWETYHRYECSVLNAFYEDDSVETQRQASHLLLAYRTTIVGSLFPNAVKLNNNNAEDSEIPFLDDNFLRYHAANINKEYSKLGISEVYSPHDYRTVLELETHCATLEPNINLIRAIEAIFLAKCFTFVLSKMNVVCSKETFTSLAVAMLHHLQAVNCNAYEIVENVYDKETHAWEPRHVGGAIYPSVSLVNHSCYPNVVRHSYPSGIVVVRTLCFIGKGSEILDCYGPHFLSEGRLQRREYLWKKYRFLCACEACTQNWQNPLPKTMNYKCKACSEIIDAFTVNERDERDVLTKRCHKCNEKLDCRKINDQLRKSVDRRLNAISKMYEGQYIQALPLLLEHVHFIEKFFAAPNIETIKTQQCIIQCYNQFGCTSQ